One genomic region from Candidatus Poribacteria bacterium encodes:
- a CDS encoding phytanoyl-CoA dioxygenase family protein codes for MHTESTPQERCFGLSADELAHWDEKGYLVRLGVFSSEENDVLRRVAEDVVDKKRPYPSTNINQNALVRDGKIEEQGIYAMHKIHHPNCYCPEFLTRVRDPRLTDPLVDILGPDILSINNLFIWKAPKIGLGFPWHQDKFYFRNRFNTETTIGTWTAIDPADRENGCLYVVPGSHKWDIFQHDDLEGSQQREFKLARGVRDEDGVAVEVPPGAVIWFHSHLLHKSTDNHSLRFRRSYVIHYLSAKAEWSRPEARNSRKQQPVMWIRGQTYLDKVHEVERDVRPVSEFE; via the coding sequence ATGCACACAGAATCAACACCACAAGAACGGTGCTTTGGCTTGAGTGCTGACGAGTTAGCACATTGGGACGAAAAGGGATACCTCGTGCGTTTAGGCGTATTTTCGTCTGAAGAGAACGATGTCCTTCGTCGAGTCGCCGAAGACGTTGTGGACAAGAAACGTCCATATCCCTCTACAAACATTAATCAGAACGCGCTCGTCAGAGACGGGAAAATAGAAGAACAAGGCATCTATGCGATGCACAAAATCCATCATCCGAATTGTTACTGCCCGGAATTCCTCACACGTGTCCGCGACCCCCGTTTAACTGATCCGCTCGTTGATATCCTCGGTCCAGACATCCTCAGCATCAACAATCTGTTTATCTGGAAGGCACCGAAGATTGGTCTCGGTTTCCCGTGGCATCAGGACAAGTTCTATTTCCGCAATCGGTTTAACACGGAGACGACTATCGGAACGTGGACGGCTATTGACCCTGCAGATCGTGAGAACGGGTGTCTCTACGTTGTCCCGGGTAGCCACAAATGGGATATTTTCCAACACGATGACCTTGAAGGTTCACAACAACGGGAGTTCAAATTGGCACGCGGGGTGCGCGATGAAGACGGCGTTGCGGTAGAGGTGCCGCCGGGGGCAGTGATCTGGTTCCACAGTCATCTTTTACACAAGAGCACGGACAACCACAGCCTACGGTTCCGACGGAGTTATGTTATTCACTACCTCAGTGCTAAAGCGGAATGGTCCCGTCCTGAAGCACGCAATAGCAGGAAGCAGCAACCCGTGATGTGGATTCGCGGTCAGACCTACCTTGACAAGGTCCACGAAGTCGAACGCGATGTACGACCCGTTTCAGAATTCGAGTGA
- a CDS encoding helix-turn-helix transcriptional regulator, translated as MSKKIEFEKSSGNVFKDLDLPDADELFLKATLGFEVFQIIEDRQLTQAEAAKILGVKQPEISRLKKGKFNHYSVERLLTFLNRFNRDIEIRITPSEDREGQQRVVAFYGEL; from the coding sequence ATGAGCAAGAAGATTGAATTTGAAAAGAGTTCTGGCAATGTGTTTAAGGATTTAGACTTGCCGGACGCCGACGAACTGTTTCTCAAAGCGACACTTGGGTTTGAAGTGTTTCAGATTATAGAAGATCGTCAGCTCACCCAAGCGGAAGCGGCGAAGATTCTCGGCGTGAAGCAGCCTGAAATCTCACGACTCAAAAAAGGAAAGTTTAATCATTATAGCGTCGAACGGCTGTTGACGTTTCTGAATCGATTCAACCGCGATATTGAGATTCGCATTACGCCCTCGGAAGACAGAGAAGGGCAACAGCGGGTGGTTGCGTTTTATGGTGAATTATGA
- a CDS encoding type II toxin-antitoxin system RelE/ParE family toxin — MDHERLNLRDAIWVGDSKAHLKEFPQSVQKDIGDALFIAQAGSMSPAAKPFKGVGSGVFEIRADYRTDTYRAVYAVKIGARVYVLHCFQKKSRRGIQTPKKDVDLIKKRLRMAQELEKSYEQED; from the coding sequence GAGACGCTATATGGGTCGGGGATTCTAAGGCACATCTGAAAGAATTTCCGCAGTCCGTTCAAAAGGATATAGGGGACGCTCTGTTTATTGCACAGGCGGGAAGCATGTCTCCTGCAGCGAAACCCTTCAAGGGCGTTGGCTCAGGGGTTTTTGAGATACGAGCCGATTATCGGACGGACACGTATCGTGCCGTGTATGCCGTGAAAATTGGAGCGCGGGTTTATGTGCTGCATTGTTTTCAGAAAAAATCAAGGCGCGGCATTCAGACCCCCAAGAAAGACGTAGACCTTATCAAGAAACGCCTCAGAATGGCGCAGGAACTGGAGAAGAGTTATGAGCAAGAAGATTGA
- a CDS encoding LamG domain-containing protein → MLTTLWKSAAITLVVLIGTLCSISICAADVLEDALVAVWLFDENQGLEAADASGNGHDGDIKGAKWVQGKIGAGLEFNGDGNIVEIPHDADFDLTEYTISAWIKTEPTGLWQTVIGKEPVAGNPRNYGIFVAGNTKLLGVNYTTAGAWKTAFSKTVAADGKWHHVAATFDGKVLRAYFDGVMEGETKTEIPPDHNTEPVRIGRWGNPRGDYWSGMLDEVAMFNQALTEDEIQDITMNMRDALAVEAMGKLAVAWGALKHSGTQRH, encoded by the coding sequence ATGCTTACAACTCTATGGAAGTCAGCTGCGATAACATTGGTGGTATTAATCGGCACGCTGTGCAGCATTTCTATCTGTGCAGCGGATGTATTGGAAGACGCACTCGTTGCTGTATGGCTTTTTGATGAGAATCAAGGTCTTGAGGCAGCGGATGCCTCCGGTAACGGTCATGACGGCGATATTAAAGGGGCAAAATGGGTTCAGGGCAAAATAGGGGCGGGTCTTGAATTTAACGGTGATGGCAATATCGTAGAAATCCCACATGACGCTGATTTCGATCTCACGGAATACACAATATCCGCTTGGATCAAAACGGAACCGACGGGTCTCTGGCAAACTGTAATCGGGAAGGAACCTGTTGCGGGGAACCCCAGGAATTACGGTATCTTTGTTGCGGGTAATACGAAGCTGCTCGGCGTGAACTACACGACTGCGGGGGCATGGAAGACAGCGTTTAGTAAGACGGTTGCTGCAGACGGCAAGTGGCATCACGTTGCTGCGACCTTTGACGGCAAGGTGCTTCGGGCATATTTTGACGGTGTGATGGAAGGCGAAACGAAAACCGAAATTCCACCCGACCACAATACAGAACCCGTCCGAATCGGACGCTGGGGCAATCCGAGAGGCGATTATTGGTCAGGGATGCTTGATGAGGTTGCCATGTTCAATCAGGCGTTGACGGAAGATGAGATTCAGGATATTACGATGAATATGCGGGATGCGTTGGCAGTTGAGGCGATGGGGAAACTTGCGGTGGCGTGGGGGGCATTGAAGCACTCAGGGACTCAACGACACTAA